TCAATTTTTTTTACGGCTTGTCAAAAGAAACTTTAAATTAGCAGGACATCATTTTTGTTTACTTCATTATATGGCTAAAAATGTACATGCAGATCAACGCTTTATTATTGGACTGATAAATAATGATACCATCGTTGTCAACGATATCTATAAACGTTGTGCCCATAAAATAAAATCATGGATCACTTTCAACAACGGGACTGAAGATGATGCAGCTGATATCTTTCAGGAAGCTTTAATGGACATTTATCGGCAGGGAAAATACAAATCACTGGAGCTGACCTGTCCTTTTGAACCATACCTGTTATTGATTTGTAAGCGCAAATGGTTAAATCAGATAAAAAAAAGGTCAATTCTGCCGGTAACAAATTTGGAGGAAGATTTATTACATATTGGAGAAGATACTTTTGCTCAGGCAGATGAGCTGGAAAATCAGAGCAGGCAATCTGACTTATTTTACGGTGCATTTGAAAAACTTGGAGCACGCTGTCAGGAAATCATCGCCTGGAGTATGAAAGGAGAAGCACAAGAGAAAGTTGCAGAAGCACTTGGGGTAACTTATGGTTACCTGCGTAAAAAGAAATCTGAATGCATGGCCTCACTGATTAAAATGGTTCAATCAATTAAAATGGAAGAATAATGGCTAACGAGGATAAATTAACCAATGTGGTGCGATATGTGGAAGGAGATATGGAAGCAGGGGAGTTAGAGGCCTTTGAAATAATGCTCAGAAAGGATGCTAAATTACAGGACTTGCTGATTGAATATAGAGATATCCATCAAACGTTAAAGATGAAAATAGCTCCTGACGCTAAGGATGAAGCTTTGAAAGCGACATTGACCGAGTTAAACGGAAAATATTTCAGCAAGGGGAAAAAAGTAATGACCCTGAATGGCTATTTGAAATGGGTCAGTATTGCTGCAGTTTTAGTGATCGGACTACTGGTCTGGGCGCCATGGTCTGCTGGATTATATGAGAAATATGCCATCAGCAGGGAAATGTCAGTTGCAGAGCGGGGAGCTGCTGCATCGCAAAAAATAGAACAGGCAGCCGCACTCTATAATGCGGGCGATTTCTCCGGAGCAGCCAAAATATTGGGGCCCGTTTATCAATCCAATCCGGAAAGGGCGAGGATTGCTTATTATTATGGGATTAGTCTGATCGAGAATAACCACGAAAGTGAAGCCCGAAAGGTATTGCTAAGGTTATACGAAGGAACCTCCGTGTTTAAATACGATGCCCTGTATAATATCGGACTTAGCTATGTGAAACAGAGGAATAATAAACAGGCACTGGTATGGCTGGATAAAGTTCCTGTTGCTGATCATAACTATGAACAGGCGAGGGAACTAATTGGGAAATTGAAATAGCATTTAAAAAAAGAACCTGTACACAATTTATGATACAGGCTCTTTTATACTGTTTGAATGATTTGAATCAAGAGAAAATAATAATTACTATTGCTAATTGTAAGGACTGCTTTAATCGAAAGTAATCTGTAGTGGCCCGGAGATTTTGTCAATGTGACAGGCACATTTGCCACCTTTTACTTTAATTGTAGCTGATTTTGTCTGGTTGGTCTCTACAGATGTTCCGGTGATTTTTAAATCATCCCCTTCCTCTGACAGGCTTTTCGTATTTCCGTCATCTACGATTAAGTAGCTACCTTTCGTAAGGTTCGTCGTCATACTGGAATTCGCGTATACTCTTTCTCCAGTCCTTTGATTAATTACACTGAGGTCTTTCACTTCAGTGCCGACTGCTTTGTTATTTAGGAATGTGATCACAAATGAACGAAATTCCTCAGTACATATCCTGTCTCCACATTCAGAATCTGTTGTCTTTTTTTTACAGGATAGCAATGCGCTCCCCATTAATAATATAAGTATCAGCTTTTTCATAATTTATCGGTTTTAATGATAAACGCAACAATTCAAAAAAACGCTACAGCTGAAATTAGGTAACGGTATTAAATTGGTGTTAAATGAGTAATGTGTAAAAAAATGAAGCTGTACATAATTGCAGTGCCCCCAAAAAATATCTAACTTTTTAGGGGCACTGCAGATGCTTATTGGGGCCTCTTTTTTACTCGAAATCGTAAATGACGCGTTGTGTCAGCTGTTTTTTATCTCTCAATCGCTGGAGGTTATCATGTAAAGCACTCTTATCTTCAATGCCGGTACTGCTTAAAAGCGCCTGCTTATAAAGTTCATTTGCCACTTCCCAACGCTTCTCCTGTTCTGCATAATTCCCCATTTGTTCGTAAATGCAGCATTTACATACCCCTTTTATCAGGAGTGCCTGGCTAAAAACTTGTTCTGCTAATTTTGACATTTCCAAAGTGGTTAGCAATCGGAGGTAGGGTAGGTAAACATCAGGGAATTCTGGTTCCAGGCCGATACATTTTTTGTAGTAGTATCCCGCAGTCTGGTAGTTTTTGAATCTATCCTGATAAATATTCCCCAAATGATAATATGCCCGGGCATATTCGGGATCAATCTGAATAATTTCATTCATGAGATGAAGTGCTTTCTGAGGCTCGCCGTGTTCGAGTTCGTCGATGGCTTCGAGGTATTTCTCTTCGGTAGTATATAAAATGTCCATAAGGATACTTGTCTTTTTTTGTTCCCGGTAAGAAAATCTTCCGGAAGGGTGTTAAATCATTAATTCGGGTAATCGTTGAATATCGGAGGGATGCGTTATATCCCGGATAGAATAGGAAGATACATGCCTATCCCTGGCAGGCATACCATTGGGCTGCTGCTGTTCATATGGATATGTTGGTATTTAAGCATGTTCTTGTTTTTTACAAATGTAAGTATATGTATCTAAATATCAAAACGTTTGGCTTTTTGTGCAAG
This region of Pedobacter steynii genomic DNA includes:
- a CDS encoding RNA polymerase sigma factor is translated as MAKNVHADQRFIIGLINNDTIVVNDIYKRCAHKIKSWITFNNGTEDDAADIFQEALMDIYRQGKYKSLELTCPFEPYLLLICKRKWLNQIKKRSILPVTNLEEDLLHIGEDTFAQADELENQSRQSDLFYGAFEKLGARCQEIIAWSMKGEAQEKVAEALGVTYGYLRKKKSECMASLIKMVQSIKMEE
- a CDS encoding tetratricopeptide repeat protein encodes the protein MANEDKLTNVVRYVEGDMEAGELEAFEIMLRKDAKLQDLLIEYRDIHQTLKMKIAPDAKDEALKATLTELNGKYFSKGKKVMTLNGYLKWVSIAAVLVIGLLVWAPWSAGLYEKYAISREMSVAERGAAASQKIEQAAALYNAGDFSGAAKILGPVYQSNPERARIAYYYGISLIENNHESEARKVLLRLYEGTSVFKYDALYNIGLSYVKQRNNKQALVWLDKVPVADHNYEQARELIGKLK
- a CDS encoding tetratricopeptide repeat protein gives rise to the protein MDILYTTEEKYLEAIDELEHGEPQKALHLMNEIIQIDPEYARAYYHLGNIYQDRFKNYQTAGYYYKKCIGLEPEFPDVYLPYLRLLTTLEMSKLAEQVFSQALLIKGVCKCCIYEQMGNYAEQEKRWEVANELYKQALLSSTGIEDKSALHDNLQRLRDKKQLTQRVIYDFE